The Schistocerca cancellata isolate TAMUIC-IGC-003103 chromosome 4, iqSchCanc2.1, whole genome shotgun sequence genome contains a region encoding:
- the LOC126183520 gene encoding toll-like receptor 7 has protein sequence AGGDRPPNADLDSSAGRRHVRASVYAVSTFLALWLASGASAAKEPDICNYGADNGTWCRIRTLDASGPALAALQLDPYTAKLRLTCSPDLLFDSAFTTKAFSRYPQLEDLTLVSCKLRSLPPDALGGLPELKRLSINSHNGDWGPSHYLELAPGSLRGLSELQHLDLAFNNIQALPEGSFCSLTNLQSINLTCNRFTSVELAGYPPHPAPPDCLGGFDVRILDLSRNEIAVLGGDSTVTRLKRLQKLYLEYNAIGAVSGSALTGLTELRMFNISYNKLHSLPGELFATNKELREIYLHGNELRDMGPGVFHNLEQLLVLDLSQNKLTEQHINEHTFDGLIRLVVLNLSNNEISRIGGRMFKDVSFLQILDLRNNTLMYIEDNTFLPLYNLHTLNLSHNKLTSLSAATFSGLFILNSLSMSYNEIASIHHQAFSNCSGLKELDMSNNLMDSVPEALQALSFLKTLDLGENQISYFQNGSFRNLNQLTGLRLLGNNVGNLTKGMFWDLTSLQVLNLSKNKIQQIERGTFEHNYHIEAIRVDSNYLTDINGVFTSIATLVWLNLSENHLVWFDYAFIPSNLKWLDIHGNFIEALGNYYEIQDKMHIKTMDCSHNNITELNPLSIPNSIELLFINNNEITVIQPSTFADKVNLVRVDMYANKILSMELDALRLPVMPENRSLPEFYMAGNPFQCDCQMDWLPKINNMTNPRQYPRVMDLSSIVCTMTYGRHGYVVNAIEAQPSNFLCSYETHCFALCHCCDFDACDCEMTCPENCTCYHDQTWAHNIVDCTGLKKTIMPPRIPMDATEVYLDGNNFDELQDHVFIGRKNLRVLFVNASNVRTIQNRTFNGLRSLEILHLEDNMIRELKGYEFERLSQLTELYLQNNRISFVANITLLPLMSLEVLRLDNNRLMTFPVWQLNLNGRLSEIWLGYNPWTCRCKFLQALQAWVSDNARKVMDGENIWCYINDTKPPQRREIDFNSTTCSDYYASVSVIQSIMISDYLPMVITTLSVFIVILTLTVVMFVFREPVRIWVYSRYGIRLFEFKSGSKQFAEEREKLYDGYVCYSPKDEDFVLHSIVAELEHGDPSFQLCLHYRDLPHQAYFQHSTSPVVLEAAEASRRVILVLSRNFMQTEWSRFEFRSALHEALKGRVFKLVVVEESSNLPEAEEDPDLRPYLKTGARVRWGEKRFWARLRYAMPNRDSYARHQHHHAKNSSMYRRNINNYTLESTMSNGNQHGNANDKNRRLQQQGLGQLVPLQQLRASSASASSNSGDAPPSYTSRRAADDSPAASAATAGAASRPNSEHIYSSIDSDYSTLERDGSVVLRGLSRPPWRTAATAVTESGGVQAYLV, from the coding sequence GCCGGCGGCGATCGGCCGCCAAACGCAGACCTGGATTCCTCGGCGGGCAGGCGACATGTGCGCGCGTCAGTGTACGCCGTGTCCACGTTCCTGGCGCTGTGGCTGGCAAGCGGCGCGTCAGCGGCCAAGGAGCCCGACATCTGCAACTACGGGGCCGACAACGGCACGTGGTGCCGCATCAGGACGCTGGACGCCTCCGGACCGGCGCTGGCCGCGCTGCAGTTGGACCCGTACACTGCCAAGTTGCGCCTCACGTGTAGTCCCGACCTGCTATTCGACAGCGCCTTCACCACCAAGGCGTTCAGCCGTTACCCTCAACTAGAAGACCTCACCCTCGTAAGCTGCAAACTGCGCTCGCTGCCGCCCGACGCCCTCGGAGGCCTTCCGGAGCTGAAACGTCTCAGTATCAACAGCCACAACGGCGACTGGGGCCCAAGTCACTACCTGGAGCTCGCCCCAGGCAGCCTCCGCGGTCTCAGTGAGCTGCAGCACCTCGACTTAGCCTTCAACAACATCCAAGCTCTTCCGGAAGGTTCCTTCTGCAGCCTGACGAACCTGCAGAGCATCAATTTGACCTGCAACCGATTCACGTCCGTCGAACTGGCCGGCTACCCGCCGCATCCGGCGCCTCCAGACTGCCTCGGAGGGTTTGACGTGCGCATCCTCGACCTCTCACGCAACGAAATAGCTGTGCTGGGCGGGGACTCGACGGTCACCAGGCTGAAGCGACTGCAAAAGCTGTATCTCGAGTACAACGCGATCGGCGCCGTCTCGGGAAGCGCCCTCACTGGTCTCACGGAGCTGCGCATGTTCAACATATCGTACAACAAGCTGCACTCGCTGCCCGGCGAGCTCTTCGCCACCAACAAAGAGCTGCGCGAGATCTACCTCCACGGCAACGAACTGCGCGACATGGGCCCCGGCGTCTTCCACAACCTCGAACAGCTGCTCGTCCTCGACTTGTCCCAAAATAAACTCACTGAGCAACATATCAACGAGCACACCTTCGACGGGCTTATTCGGCTCGTCGTCCTCAACTTGTCCAACAACGAAATCAGTCGAATCGGAGGCCGCATGTTTAAGGACGTGTCGTTCTTGCAGATACTAGACTTACGGAACAATACTCTTATGTACATCGAGGACAATACCTTCCTGCCGCTTTACAACTTGCACACCTTGAATCTGAGTCACAATAAGTTGACCAGCCTCAGCGCAGCGACGTTCAGTGGTTTGTTTATTCTGAATTCATTGTCTATGAGCTACAACGAAATCGCTAGCATCCACCATCAAGCATTCAGTAACTGTTCAGGTCTCAAAGAACTTGATATGAGCAATAACTTGATGGACTCTGTACCTGAGGCACTGCAAGCTCTTTCGTTCCTCAAGACGCTCGACTTAGGAGAAAATCAAATTTCTTACTTTCAAAACGGCTCCTTCCGTAACCTGAACCAGCTGACCGGCTTGCGGCTGTTGGGTAACAACGTCGGAAACTTGACGAAGGGGATGTTTTGGGATCTCACCAGCCTGCAGGTGCTCAATCTGTCCAAGAACAAGATCCAGCAGATCGAAAGAGGTACGTTCGAACATAATTATCATATCGAAGCTATAAGGGTCGATTCGAACTATTTGACTGATATTAACGGTGTTTTCACGTCGATTGCGACCCTTGTGTGGTTAAATTTGTCAGAAAATCATCTAGTTTGGTTCGATTACGCTTTTATTCCGTCAAATTTAAAATGGCTGGACATTCATGGAAATTTTATTGAAGCACTGGGAAATTATTACGAAATCCAGGATAAAATGCATATTAAAACAATGGATTGTAGCCACAACAATATAACGGAACTCAATCCTCTGTCTATTCCGAACAGTATAGAGCTTCTATTTATCAACAACAATGAAATAACTGTCATTCAACCGTCAACGTTTGCAGATAAGGTCAATTTAGTGAGAGTTGATATGTACGCTAATAAGATTCTTTCGATGGAACTAGACGCTTTACGCTTGCCTGTCATGCCAGAAAACAGATCTCTTCCAGAATTTTACATGGCTGGCAATCCCTTTCAGTGTGACTGTCAGATGGATTGGTTACCGAAGATAAACAATATGACAAACCCTAGGCAGTACCCGAGGGTGATGGATCTGTCGAGTATTGTGTGTACAATGACGTACGGCCGACACGGCTACGTTGTTAATGCTATAGAAGCCCAGCCATCAAACTTTCTATGCTCTTACGAAACGCACTGTTTTGCCCTGTGCCACTGTTGCGATTTTGACGCGTGTGACTGCGAAATGACGTGTCCGGAGAACTGTACTTGCTACCACGATCAGACATGGGCTCACAACATTGTTGACTGTACTGGACTGAAGAAAACAATTATGCCACCGCGCATCCCCATGGATGCGACCGAAGTGTACTTGGATGGCAACaatttcgacgaactgcaggatCACGTCTTTATCGGCCGGAAAAATCTCCGCGTCCTATTTGTAAATGCTAGCAACGTCAGAACGATACAGAATCGCACTTTTAATGGCCTGCGCTCTCTCGAAATTCTTCATCTAGAAGACAATATGATACGAGAACTGAAAGGCTACGAATTTGAGCGTTTATCGCAGTTAACAGAGCTCTACTTGCAGAATAACAGGATATCTTTCGTGGCCAACATTACACTTTTGCCGCTCATGTCGCTGGAGGTACTGAGACTAGACAACAATCGCCTGATGACATTTCCCGTATGGCAGCTGAACTTGAATGGCAGGCTGTCTGAGATCTGGCTGGGCTACAACCCGTGGACGTGCAGATGTAAGTTCCTACAAGCGTTGCAGGCTTGGGTCTCCGACAACGCACGCAAGGTGATGGACGGCGAGAACATATGGTGCTATATCAATGACACGAAACCGCCACAGCGACGGGAGATCGATTTCAATAGCACCACCTGCAGCGATTACTACGCCAGCGTTTCTGTTATCCAGAGTATCATGATATCCGATTATCTCCCCATGGTAATCACCACACTTTCCGTGTTTATCGTAATACTGACGCTGACTGTCGTCATGTTTGTCTTCAGAGAGCCAGTGAGAATATGGGTATATTCACGATACGGTATACGTCTTTTCGAATTCAAAAGCGGCTCGAAGCAGTTTGCAGAAGAGAGGGAGAAGTTGTATGACGGTTACGTGTGCTACAGCCCCAAGGATGAGGATTTCGTGCTGCATTCTATCGTGGCAGAACTAGAGCACGGGGATCCGTCGTTCCAGCTGTGCCTGCACTATCGCGACCTGCCGCACCAGGCCTACTTCCAGCACTCGACGTCGCCGGTGGTCCTGGAAGCAGCCGAGGCGAGCCGGCGCGTCATCCTGGTGCTGTCTCGCAATTTCATGCAGACCGAGTGGTCGCGCTTCGAGTTCCGGTCGGCGCTGCACGAGGCGCTCAAGGGTCGCGTGTTCAAGTTGGTCGTCGTCGAGGAGAGCAGCAACCTGCCGGAAGCCGAGGAGGACCCGGACCTGCGGCCGTATCTCAAGACGGGCGCCCGCGTGCGCTGGGGAGAGAAGCGTTTCTGGGCCCGCCTGCGCTACGCCATGCCCAACCGCGACAGCTACGCGCGCCACCAGCACCACCACGCCAAGAACAGCAGCATGTACCGGCGCAACATCAACAACTACACGCTCGAGTCGACGATGAGCAACGGCAACCAACACGGGAATGCGAACGACAAGAACCGGCGCCTGCAGCAGCAGGGCCTGGGGCAGCTGGTGCCGCTGCAGCAGCTGCGGGCCAGCAGCGCGAGTGCCAGCAGCAACAGCGGCGACGCACCGCCCAGCTACACGTCGCGCCGGGCGGCCGACGACTCTCCCGCCGCCTCCGCGGCCACGGCCGGCGCCGCCAGCCGCCCCAATTCGGAGCACATCTACTCGTCCATAGACTCGGACTACTCGACGCTGGAGCGCGACGGCTCGGTGGTGCTGCGCGGCCTCTCCAGGCCGCCGTGGcgcaccgccgccaccgccgtcaCCGAATCGGGCGGCGTCCAGGCCTACCTAGTCTGA